In the genome of Arachis stenosperma cultivar V10309 chromosome 6, arast.V10309.gnm1.PFL2, whole genome shotgun sequence, the window TCTCAAATTCTTAACTATATCTTCTGTATCTAGGTGAGGATGTCCCATCATAATGAAATATCTTTTCCCATAAAAAAGGAACTGTGAGAAAGCAAGAGATTGACCAATTTTGGATTGTTAAGTAGGGACTCCCATACAATCAAAGTAGTTGATTTAAGGGTGTTCAGCCCTGTTCTTTCTTACTATACAATTATTCTCACTTTAAAGGATCTAAATCTATAATTAGTAAAGCCTTCTAATGAGAAACTTGTTCCTTTCAATCTACTGCAATAAGCAGTTTTGAAACATTTTAGTAGGATTTGGAGAACACAGATTTTGAAACCCGTTGTGAGTTTAGCTATACAAGCTCTAGCAAAAAGCTTATAAgcatttacaaaaaataaatcattTCAGGTGGCTGTCTTTGTTCATAACGACTGAGATGTAATTCTCAGGATGTTTTGAATGCCATTGGGTTTATTTCTAAGTAGATCTTATGTAACAAGATCCAGTCAAtatgtatgtatttatttttttcttttatccaAATGGGGCCTTTGCATTAATGCATTGTTTAATTTGTGTTGGGTGGGTGATGGTGTATCCTATGATACCGAGTTGTTGTTTCTTCGGATGGGACTAGATGTACAATTTACATGTTCAAAATTGTGGAATCATCTTGCAGAAAGCATGTAGTCTTTGGCAAGCTTGTCCACGGGCATAATGTGTTGAAGAAAATTGAAGACACAGGTGATGAAGAAGGGCATCCAACTGTGAccgttaaaataattaattgtgGTGAATTCAATGACGGTAAGAATCCCTTAGCctgttatggaaaacgaaaaattCTATGATTAATATTAAAGGCAATGTTCAAATCCTATATCATCTATTGAATATTATATTCCCAATGCTTGAAAATGATGAAATGAGTAGTGTATGGAAGTGTGCTTATTTTCTCCACATAAGTGATTATGCTCTATGCAGCGATTTATGTGATCTATTTTTGAGTGATTATGCTCTATGCAGCAATTTATAtgatctattttttatttattcatctGATTCCGTATGCTCGAGCAGATGGAAAGAAGATAAATAAATCTGAAGCCAATAGTCAAGAAGTGCAGCGTAAGGGAAAGCACAAAAAATCTTCAAGAGACcgaagaaaaaggagaaaataCTCCTCATCAGATTCTGAGAGTTCTGATTCGGACATGGAATCTTCGGAAAGTGATAGTGATTCTGAGTCGgatggttcttcatcatcttaTGTAAGTTCCTCTAGTGATGACAGGCGAAGGAAGAGAAAGAGGTCTTCGAGGAAGGATAAACATAGACGTGGAAAGCGAAGAGATAAACGCCGAGATAAGAGGCGCAGGAAGCGTGACAAGAAGTCAAAACGTAGATCGAAACGGTACTGAATCTGATTAAACATCTGATCACGGTTTAAATCATTTGTTCTCTTAGGATGTGACCCGTATACTTTGATGTGTGTTGCTGTATTATATCAAATATTAGTTACTGTACTTGGGAAGAACTTAATAATAACCATTGTCTAAATATACAATGTAACATTTCCTAATTGATTTCAACTATTGTCTTAACTCTTAATTTACACTGAAATTCTCGTTTGATGTTAGGGATTCTGGTAGTCTAACTGATTCGGATAGTGGAACTAAGAGTGGCAATAGCCCTGATAGCAGAAGTCAAGCTGATGGGAAAGATCTGAAGCATAAAGATCATGGGCAGAAAaatggtattttttttttataaattcaacTTCCATTTTGTGTGGCATTATACGTGTGCATTACTTATGTTGAAACAAAATCTTGAATTACATAATAGAATTTTGTAAAGATTCAACTTCACAGAGGAGCAGACATCCTTTTTTTTCTGCTATCTTCCCTTGTTGCCTTCTAGCTAGTCATCAATTTTAAGTTTTGAAAGAAGTCAATGAAGTTCACTTGTAAAAAAATCAGcttctttattttaaattcaagtGTGACTCCTTTCACGACTTGGATGACTTTCACAACTAATGCAGTTCTTGTTGGTTTGTTACGTAAGTCGCTGGTAAATTTGTAGCTTATGCAAGTCAATTGCTTGGATTTTGATTACTCTAGCTTTACTTTGTTGGGCAATGTTAGTAATGTCATGTCCTGCCTTTGTTTTTGCTTCATAGCTGAAGATCAGTCTCCATTAAATGTGGAGAATGAATTGCCTCTTGCACATCGGAAAAAGCGGGAGGAACTGGATATGCCAGAGGAAGAATTTCCAAAGGAGAATGGAGCACGGCGCAGCAATGGCATAGGAACCAACCATCGATCTGACAGAAGTGAAGAAAGGCAACCTGATGTGGTTGATGATCATCCAGGGAAATCTAGGTCTACTTTCAAATCTTGTTGGACCTCAGTTATTTCTCATGCTTACCATTTCTTCCAGATGTGGTATTTTATTAAAAGGTGATGTGCAGGAGTCGAAGCATGAGTCCTAAGCGAGCTGTGAGTAAGAGTATGAGTATTAGTCCCAGGGGTGGAAAAAGAAGCCCAAGCCCAAGTCCAAGTCCAGACAGGAGTTTGAGCAGAAGTCCAAGTCGTAGTAGAAGCCCTCCTGCTCCATCAAGGCGGAGTTTGAGCAGGAGTCCTGCTAGAAGCATAAGCAGAAGTCCTGTTAGAAGGACAAGCAGAAGTCCAGACCGAAGCATCATTAGAAGCCCAGTGAGGGGTAGGAAGGGGAGAAGTGTCAGCAGAAGCCCCATGAGAACTCGCAATCATAGAAGTATCAGTAGAAGCTCTGGGAGAATCCGTGATCGCAGTGTTAGTAGAAGTCCTGTGAGAGCCCGTGATCGCAGAAGTATCAGTAGAAGCCCTGTGAGAGCTCGTGATCGTGGAAGTGTCAGCCGAAGCCCTGTGAGATCCCATTCTCGCAGTCATCGGAGCAGGAGTTCTCCCAGACCACCATCAAGAAGAACAATCAGTAGGAGCCCTGTGCGAGTGTCAAGAAAGAGCATAAGCCGAAGTCCAGTTAGGTCCTCTGCCAGAAGCTTGAGTAGAAGCTCTGGGAGGGTTCCTTTGAGAAGCATTAGTAGAAGCCCTGTCAGAGCCCCAAGTAGAAGTGATCGCCGCAGCTATTCTAGGAGTCGCAGCCCTGTCCGTAGGACAAGGACACCTCGTGGTAGGAGCATTTCGAGAAGCGTCTCACCTGATGCTTCACCAAAGCGTATCAGAAGGGGAAGAGGTTTTAGTGAACGATATTCTTATGCCAGAAGGTATAGAACCCCTTCTCGTTCTCCTGTGAGGTCATACCGCTACAATGGAAGAAGTGACCGTGACAGGTAGAGCTCTATCTACTCTCTCGGATTAGTCATCATCTTGAGGTGATATTGAGCTTTGGATAATTGAATGTTctattttcactttttctgcTCAGATACACAAGTTATAGGAGGTATTCCCCCAGGCGATACAGGAGCCCACCACCACGTGCAAGATCTCCTCCAAGgttatctttttctttcaagCTTCCTTGTTCCTATGACATTTTTATTTCTTAGAATTACAGAGATCTTGTATTTAGAGTCTAAAGGTGTGATTTGTATCTCTATCTTCAGTTCATTTATTTCTGGTGCTTGTGTTTTCCGTTCCTGATATGCCTGCCTATTAAGTAGACATGATTTTGTGAAAACCCATCTGTAGATACCGAGGCAGGAGGAGCAGGACACCTTTATCACGCAGCCCTCGTTATCGCAGTCGACGATATAGCAGAAGCCGTAGCCCTGTTCGTAGCCGTTCACCAGTTGAACCATATCGAGCTCGTGTCTCTCCTCGTGCAGAGAGGCGCATGTCCTCATCTCGGAGCAGGAGTCCGTCACGATCGAGGTCTTCTGTAGAATCACAATCTCCACGAAAAGCAAGCGGAGTCAACAGGTCAAGGTCGTCATCCGGAAGCCCAAATGGAAAGAAAGGCCTAGTCTCGTATGAAGATGGTTCTCCTGACTCAAGCCCGAGGTAAAAAATCAGTGATTGGGTGTATGGAAGCTGATTGATAGTTATGTTTTGCCAGCTGGAGGCTTCAATTCTCAAACATCTCTACTTGCTTGCTGGAATTTATGAATGCTACGTTTTCTCTTTCTAAACCACCATTTAGGTTTTCCTTGTAGTCTGTTTCAGTTTTAATTGAATTTGACATGGGATAATAGTAGTACTAGAATAATGAAGTTGAGAGTGCAGTTTTAGTTGGGACCGGGGCCTTTATACATTGATGAGTGATGACCCCGATTGAGTTGGAGACTGTTGCATGATGAGTTGAATTTTATCAAAGTTATGGCCTATCCTATATTTCTGGGTTTGGGGGTTAAACCTAATTTTGGGGTAAAACTGTTGGTTGCCATTTCTACtgtattttgttagaaaatagTTGACtgttattgaaaaaaaaaatatctgtACTGTTTGATGGAAAATTTTGTCCCTTTATTTTTGCATGTTGATTATTCTGCACCCTCATGTAAGAATAAAAATGGGTTCATTTATAATCGGAAAAAATCGTGATTTATCAATAATAACAACTTGCTTATATTTGAATGAGAAGATCCGCCGCTCCAACAATTCGTAAACCTTCATCGTTGACAACCTCAAGCAAGACGTCATCTCCCATCCATTTCCTAGAATTAGAGAAAAATACTAGAATGGGATTAAGTCGGTTAATAATATTCTTAATAGTGTACTACAAGGCGTATCCAAGCCAAATCCAAATTCGAATATCATATATAGCCAGGGAGAGATGAACGGCGTCAAACAACTTATTTATAACTCTTATTGGGTAATTTCAGCCAAATTGAATTAGGATATTAACATTTAAATATTACACACAATTTTGATCTGATCCCATCTGTGATTATATCGAAGTTCATGTTTTCCAATTATTTTGCACCTACTGTGCAAAAGACAAAAGTTGattttatccaaaaaaaaatctGATTGATAACGAGTGCATggacattaaaattaattaacgTGGTATACTAATAGGCTGACGTAATGTTGATATTGTTTGGCTTCcaaaggataaaattgaaaaGGGGGAAATGAAGATTGTGATCACGTCTTTAGGAGTTCTTTTAAGAGAGAATGGCAATTACTAACTTGGAAGCTAAATTGTGTTAGTAACCACTTGATTGTAGGGGTTGGACTTGGAGAGCTTGGTGATCTCCAAGTTAGAGAGAGATTCCCGCTCGAGGCTTTGTAGCTAGTTTGCGCACCAAGTCGGGTCAAGTTTCATCGGGGTAAGACTGACCCAATCAGTTCTTAGGTTAGATTTTTCTCTGTGGGAAGGCCTTACTGGGTCAGGTGTAACAGTAACACTGTTCCCACTGAATGATCGATCTCGTAGGTCGGGCATCGAGTGTTATTTGTAGGCTCATATCCTTTGTCCGTACTGGAATGTCCCACCAATTGTCATTTGTATGTTGTTGAAAAGGCCAATTCTGAGTTGGAACGTGTTCTTGCAAAGTTGGATTTGAGGTCTTATGTACCAAGTTGCTTCCACAAAGTGGAAATATCCTTGATCTAATACTACCCTTGTTATGAAGGATTCTGAATCATAGGTGGTTAAGGGTTGGTGTAAGCATATTCCTGACTTGACAGTCTAAGAATAAAGATTCTTGCATCGAGGCTTTGAAGCTGGCTTGCACATATCAGATCGAGTTACTGCGAAATGGTAGATAGGGATCAGATCAAAGTGAGCTCCAAGAATGTTGGCCCTAGGTCAGGCGTTCCTTTATTTAAAAGGCCTTATTGGGCCAGATTTATCTAACAATTATTTTTGGTTATATATTGCACATACGCCCTAATTCACACACTACACTAGAAAGTAGAAACTAGAAAGGGCTCTTTAACGACATCACGTTCGTAGCTACTCTTAGGAACCTTCGTATGGCTACATCATTAGGCGTAATTGCCATTCTTACAGTGGCATTTATCTAGCTAACTCATGGTTAGTTTACCCTGAATAAGTTCATCCCATAAGAAAAGGTTTTGATTGGAGGCATTGGAAGTGAGGTGAGAGGCTAATGTATGAGTGGGTGAGAGAGGGGGATTCAAGCATTTATCTGGAATAGCTTAGGAGAGTGAGAGCTGCTATAGTGATCTAATGAGAGTTTCTTTCAAATTATGCATTATCTTCTCCTTTGAGTATTATCAATACACATAATTTTCCTTTTATCTCTGCCTATTTTGTGGTTTCTATGAAATTAACACCAGGTTTTGTTTAGGTGAATTGAAATGGCCACCTTACCTTAAAATGAGAATCCAGAGAATATAAAATCAAGTAGAATCTGTTTTTCCAGGTAAAAACTTTTCCAAATGGCTAAAATAATACTGCACAGGTGATACAGACAACTTCAAACTTTGCACTGATAGTTCATAAAATAAGTCATCTGAACCTGTTTGGCACAGCTAGATGTGTCACTTAAAACTGTAATATTGGGACACATTAGATACACCAGAACACAGCACCAAATAAAAAGAACTAAAAAGGAGGCTAAAGAGAGAGAAATACAGAACTTTGTACCATGCTCATACCAGAAAAGATGCTAGCAATCATACCAGATTACATAAATCTTCTCATGACACTCACATTGAGGGAAAACTTTTGGTTTTGGGAATCAGTTACTTGGCATTGTTACCTAAATCTTCACTGCTATTATCTCTGGATTCAACACAAGGTGTCAATGGGGGAAAGGAAGGAACAGATTTCAGTATAAATTTCCTGCCAGTTCTGAAGCTTCCAGAGGAGCTTGAACCAAGTCCGCGTAGACGACTATGGGGAGGAGAAACTCGCTTCTGGTTTGGGGAATTTGCTTTCACAGACTTGGTGGGTGTTAAACCTTCCTTCAATACATCTGGTGTTTCATCTTCCATTATGTCGAAGAGTCTGCTTTCAGAATCAAGAGACTGAAGGTGTTTTACACCTAATCTAGCCCTTGGGGTATTTGGTGAACCACGCCAACGAAGAGAGCTCCCGGATATTAGGCGAATGCGTCCTTGTGATTGGGATAGAGGGATGTTTCCGCACTCCTTTGTACTAGATGTGAACAGTGAAGCACTTGACATTGATTCAGGATTTGACAAGGGAGTATCCTGAAGTATGTTAGCAACCAAATCACATGGTGATGATTGATCCATTACATCGCTGCAATCCACTTGCCAATCATAGGAAGCAGTTTCCAACATCTCATCTGTTTCCAGGTTTGCAAGAACACTCTGCGAGTTCTCCAGAGACTTGTTATAATTTGCACTTGAGGGAAGCATATCAACATTAGTTTCAGAGGAGGGTAGATGCTGTCCAGAATGAAGTCCGAATTTTGCAGCCTCCTTTCCTTGGCTGAACAAATGGACAGGgccaatgaaaaaaaaaagtaaaaacatcAGGAAGTATGTAATCAGTATTGTTAATTCCTATCCTATAAAATATGCAAAAGGATTTGTGGTGAAAGCAAGTCTTACTCAGAGCATTGCAATGATGGCGTTATAGGTGAGACATGGAACAAATCTGACTTGCTTGCCACCATTTCCAGTTTGTTGAGAAAAGCACCATCTGGTTCATTTTCAATCCTGCTACCCATCCTTTCTTTATTGAAAACATGATCCCTTGCAACATAATCTGCAGTTTTAAAACCAAAAAAGGATGTGCATCACATGGTCTTTAACTATTAAGCACATTGGGCTCAATTTCATATTTTCCTGAATCAATTCCATATCAGTGGGGATGAGGGGGGGaaaacaaaatttgaaaaaaagaaagaaaccaTGCTACCAAAACTTTTGAATATCATTTCATAGCATTCTACTTACTATTACTACTAGTGGATTAGGCACCATGCCTATCAATCCACAATATTTTCGTTTGTGTGTTAATTataaaatttctatttttttgtttgtttatcaTATATTGCaacctttattttttattctaactTCTCATAACTTctagtgatttttttttatattaaaaaacaCTTCTAACTGCCATACCTtgtaattattttgaaaatacaTTGAGGACGAAATTTGAAATGAATTGTGATAATGGAAGTTTGTTTGTCTCAACCCCTTTATACAGTAGAGATTACACAAAAGCATACATTGTGATGTATTAAGAATTGAGAAAAGCTTATTCATAATATAAACTCTAACCTTCTTTTGTGCCATAAACATTCTTACATCCCTCACATCGGCATCCGCTAGAGCATCCGACACCAgccttttttaaatataaaattaaatattagtaGATATGGGAGAGGAAACTGGTGTGGAATTATTAGGTTATAATGTATATGCAACCTGATAACATTCACAATATTTTTTCTGACACATTGACCTTTTGCAATTGCAACCTCTTTTGTGCCTGGCTGATGAAGGTGTCATCAGAATTGCATCCTCCTGCAACGGCACATTAATCAATCAATTCATTGCTGAAATCAAAAGACAACTACAAAAGTGAAACACAGTACACAGATTTTGTACCATATTATTTGATGGACGATCAGTGGATTGAGGGACAATCTTGGGAAGAAATGCAAGAGGATTACGGGATTCAATTTGTTTCCTTGTTTCAATAACTTTATTTTCATACTCTGGTCTATTCAAGCAGCTTTGGCAAGAACAATCATCAGCGCAATAGATTCCAGCAGCAAAACAATCACAATAACTGCAAACCGATCAAATCAGAATATACAGCTACTGCATCCTGAGATATGCCAAAGCAAATATAGAAATTTACTTACAGTTTCAAACATTTACTCTTTTTACAGTTGCACCTTTTACAGCCATTAtcatcattgttgcttgatgcTCTCTTCCTAAACAAAAATGTGAATTAAGTAACcaaattcaaatacaaaatatttatgTGTGCACATCTGTGTGTGAGatacaagaaagaaaataaaaagttaaaaactgACTTTTTCTTGCTCGGGCTAGGTTGCTTCGATTCCTCAGGATATCCGTCACCTGTAGGGCTTAGTTTCCTCTTATCATGGAGACTTTCAGGACATATAGCAACAGGTTCTGTAGGGCTATGAGACCCAGAAATGAAAGAATCTACAGGTAGTGAGGAAATGTTGGCTTGGCTCTCATTTCcactatcaattaatgattgcCCATCTATATTTGATGAAGTTATGCGTCCCTTCATGTTCTCCACTTTATTTATACCAATCAATGCAGATTTCTTCCCTTGTAAACAATCTGATGATCTAATACCTGTAGTTGCAGCACAACCAGGAGGCATAGCATTTACAATGCTATTTAAATGCAATCCAATGCCTGATGGCTTGGGACATGTCACAGTTGAGTTTCCACTACATCTTTGAGGAAACAAGGAAGAAGTGCCAGGTTCAGACAGCTTGaccatttttattttgattggaGCTGCATTTGATTTCATACAAGATTTATCACTTCCACGAGCATTAGATGCAGCCTCCTCAAATTGTAGACACCGTCTACGAAGGCCATGATGCTTTAGAGTAACCTGCATTGACGTTTGACGGTAATAATTATTATAGACTAGAACaaaaccaaaaagaaaagaagaaaaagtgcAAGTTCATGAGAATCAAACTGCAACTTTTTGTTCTAAGAATTTTCTACGATAGATAAATCACTTGTCAAGTGTTCTAATGCAACCTAGGCCACAGTAGTATCACCCCACATGACTAAAACCTATTAAAAGCAAGCAAATGGTTAAGAGTTCTCAATATTTTGTACGCTCAAAGATAGATAAAGAAAATGCTTACCCAAAACTCAAGAGTACCCTAAAACATAACGTGAGATCTCACTTGGACTTCTACAATTTAATCCAAACCATTCACAAAATTTTCAGAGTTCCAACACAGGTACCGACTAATAAGCACAAAGGCAAAAAATGggatatttttttagttaccCATCTGCCACAGAGATATGGAGATATGAAGTATACCACTGCTGCTAATTTCCTTAAAATAAATCCTGCCATGATGCATGCAAAGTTTCATAAACAAACCAGATGGCAAAGCACAAAATTTTCAAAGATTGATTGTCAATAAAGTATAAATCAGATATGAGACTGTGAAATGAACATAACATGAATAAGCAACAGATAGCGGGAAAGGAAAAGAAGTGTGAAAtgacaaagaaaataaatagacaaaatCACACACAAGCTGCCTCAGGAGGATTATGATAAACTATAAAAAAGAAGTTAGACAAATACCTCAGAAGCATCTTGTGACACGTTCGCAGCACCTACATGTGAGGTTGACACCATCTCATCACAATCTTCCCAATCTTTAACATCCTGCAGAGTCTGTTCGGGAAGCAACTGAGATGTACAGTCATTATCATCCTGCAGTTCATTTCCAGCACGCTGAATCTTAATACCTTGTGGATCAACAATAAAGTAACATACAAGAAAGACTAGAATGCATTAACATTAGCAGGGACTACATCAGCAAAAAGTAGGCTCTACCTTCATGCGCTTGTGCAAAGCCATTAAAACATCATTTTTCTCCCCTGTTATTTGATCATGCCCTTCAACATATGCTGGCCCTGTTTGAGCCTTATCAACTTTCTCTAACAAAATCAAAGGTTTATCTGCTTTATCACAAGGATCATCTTTGCTGTCAACTTCTGATATGCTTTTCTTTGATTGAGCTAAGTTACTCAGAGATGATTCAGTATCATTAGATTGTTTCTCATCTGGGTTGACAGAGTACATTTGATCAATATCCACAGGATCAACCAGATATTTATCAACAGATGGCGGCGGACTGCAGTGTTGGGTAATTGCATCATTTTTTACATCAAAATCCTTCACAGTTTCAGTTATAAACTCCCCTGCAAGTGGCAGTTCAGCAGTTGATTTCGCAGAATCACCAGGAGCTTCAATTAACTTGCCTCTATTGTCACTTTGAGATTCTGATCGACTTGATGACTGAGCACATGAAGGTCTGATATGAACAAAATTGGTCAACAAACAGCAAATGCATTGTCAATAATGGCATCGAAAATGAGCACAGTTTAAGTCACAA includes:
- the LOC130933345 gene encoding peptidyl-prolyl cis-trans isomerase CYP95 isoform X1, whose product is MAKKKNPHVYMDVSIDGDPVERMVFELFYDIAPKTAENFRALCTGEKGVSPNTGKSLHYKGSFFHYILKGSIVRGGDFVNRNGTGGESIYGSKFPDESPRLKHDSSGLLSMAIADRETLGSHFIITLKADHHLDRKHVVFGKLVHGHNVLKKIEDTGDEEGHPTVTVKIINCGEFNDDGKKINKSEANSQEVQRKGKHKKSSRDRRKRRKYSSSDSESSDSDMESSESDSDSESDGSSSSYVSSSSDDRRRKRKRSSRKDKHRRGKRRDKRRDKRRRKRDKKSKRRSKRDSGSLTDSDSGTKSGNSPDSRSQADGKDLKHKDHGQKNAEDQSPLNVENELPLAHRKKREELDMPEEEFPKENGARRSNGIGTNHRSDRSEERQPDVVDDHPGKSRSRSMSPKRAVSKSMSISPRGGKRSPSPSPSPDRSLSRSPSRSRSPPAPSRRSLSRSPARSISRSPVRRTSRSPDRSIIRSPVRGRKGRSVSRSPMRTRNHRSISRSSGRIRDRSVSRSPVRARDRRSISRSPVRARDRGSVSRSPVRSHSRSHRSRSSPRPPSRRTISRSPVRVSRKSISRSPVRSSARSLSRSSGRVPLRSISRSPVRAPSRSDRRSYSRSRSPVRRTRTPRGRSISRSVSPDASPKRIRRGRGFSERYSYARRYRTPSRSPVRSYRYNGRSDRDRYTSYRRYSPRRYRSPPPRARSPPRYRGRRSRTPLSRSPRYRSRRYSRSRSPVRSRSPVEPYRARVSPRAERRMSSSRSRSPSRSRSSVESQSPRKASGVNRSRSSSGSPNGKKGLVSYEDGSPDSSPR
- the LOC130933345 gene encoding peptidyl-prolyl cis-trans isomerase CYP95 isoform X2 — encoded protein: MAIADRETLGSHFIITLKADHHLDRKHVVFGKLVHGHNVLKKIEDTGDEEGHPTVTVKIINCGEFNDDGKKINKSEANSQEVQRKGKHKKSSRDRRKRRKYSSSDSESSDSDMESSESDSDSESDGSSSSYVSSSSDDRRRKRKRSSRKDKHRRGKRRDKRRDKRRRKRDKKSKRRSKRDSGSLTDSDSGTKSGNSPDSRSQADGKDLKHKDHGQKNAEDQSPLNVENELPLAHRKKREELDMPEEEFPKENGARRSNGIGTNHRSDRSEERQPDVVDDHPGKSRSRSMSPKRAVSKSMSISPRGGKRSPSPSPSPDRSLSRSPSRSRSPPAPSRRSLSRSPARSISRSPVRRTSRSPDRSIIRSPVRGRKGRSVSRSPMRTRNHRSISRSSGRIRDRSVSRSPVRARDRRSISRSPVRARDRGSVSRSPVRSHSRSHRSRSSPRPPSRRTISRSPVRVSRKSISRSPVRSSARSLSRSSGRVPLRSISRSPVRAPSRSDRRSYSRSRSPVRRTRTPRGRSISRSVSPDASPKRIRRGRGFSERYSYARRYRTPSRSPVRSYRYNGRSDRDRYTSYRRYSPRRYRSPPPRARSPPRYRGRRSRTPLSRSPRYRSRRYSRSRSPVRSRSPVEPYRARVSPRAERRMSSSRSRSPSRSRSSVESQSPRKASGVNRSRSSSGSPNGKKGLVSYEDGSPDSSPR
- the LOC130932889 gene encoding CRC domain-containing protein TSO1-like, with the protein product MIMESPEPSKNNATSSASTINAVAINDSPQVQESPFFRFVNNLSPIKQPAKASHVAQGFVGLNSPPLVFTSPRISCHRETHLLERPSCAQSSSRSESQSDNRGKLIEAPGDSAKSTAELPLAGEFITETVKDFDVKNDAITQHCSPPPSVDKYLVDPVDIDQMYSVNPDEKQSNDTESSLSNLAQSKKSISEVDSKDDPCDKADKPLILLEKVDKAQTGPAYVEGHDQITGEKNDVLMALHKRMKDDNDCTSQLLPEQTLQDVKDWEDCDEMVSTSHVGAANVSQDASEVTLKHHGLRRRCLQFEEAASNARGSDKSCMKSNAAPIKIKMVKLSEPGTSSLFPQRCSGNSTVTCPKPSGIGLHLNSIVNAMPPGCAATTGIRSSDCLQGKKSALIGINKVENMKGRITSSNIDGQSLIDSGNESQANISSLPVDSFISGSHSPTEPVAICPESLHDKRKLSPTGDGYPEESKQPSPSKKKKRASSNNDDNGCKRCNCKKSKCLKLYCDCFAAGIYCADDCSCQSCLNRPEYENKVIETRKQIESRNPLAFLPKIVPQSTDRPSNNMEDAILMTPSSARHKRGCNCKRSMCQKKYCECYQAGVGCSSGCRCEGCKNVYGTKEDYVARDHVFNKERMGSRIENEPDGAFLNKLEMVASKSDLFHVSPITPSLQCSDQGKEAAKFGLHSGQHLPSSETNVDMLPSSANYNKSLENSQSVLANLETDEMLETASYDWQVDCSDVMDQSSPCDLVANILQDTPLSNPESMSSASLFTSSTKECGNIPLSQSQGRIRLISGSSLRWRGSPNTPRARLGVKHLQSLDSESRLFDIMEDETPDVLKEGLTPTKSVKANSPNQKRVSPPHSRLRGLGSSSSGSFRTGRKFILKSVPSFPPLTPCVESRDNSSEDLGNNAK